In the genome of Halosolutus amylolyticus, the window CCGTCGTCCCCGGGCCGATCGGGCCACGGGCCGTCGGCGAGTCGGCGGAGTTCGAAGGTCACGTCTTCGGACTGCAGGAACTCGTGGTAGGTGTTGAAGGCGTCCCGATTGGGGAACCGCATCTCGATCTCCCACCGACCGTTCGTGGCGCGTCCGGCCAGCAGTTCGCCGCCGACGGTGACCCACTGCCGGTACGCGTCGACGACGCCCGAATCGCTCCGGCGGAGTCGGTACAGGAATCGCTCGGGTCCGCCGTCGACCCGTTCGAACTCGTCGATCGTTCCGTCGTCGGCCAGCACCCGATCGAGTCGGCCGGGGTCGTCACACCGGATGCGACAGACGACGAACGGCCGATCGGGGTCGAGAGCGTACTGGTGCTCGAGGGAGACCTCGAGCGACGGCATCGCCGACAGCGTGGGCCCGAGAACGAGAGCGGGGGAGACCGCCTCGAACTCCGCGAGGAGACTCATGGCACAGTAATTAGCGATGGAGACGCAAAACAGTTTAGGCCGCTGATATTTTTGAGTCAGGGACCGGAGTGAGACGAACCTCATACGGTTTACTGTACGTCAGTTCCGGCGCAACCGCGATCCGGGCGGCGGTTGCGCCGGGAAATCGGTACAGCAATCCGTATCAGGCGTCGTTGGCGGCCTCGACCGTCTGCCGAACGGCCTCGACGCCCTCGTCGTGTGCGAGGTCGCCCACGACGACGACGTCGGCGTGCTGGGCCATCGCGTAGGCCGAGTCGTAATCGTGGATACCGCCGCCGTAGAACAGCGTCGCCTCGTCGACGGCCTCGCCCGCGGCCGCGACGACGTCCACGTCACCGTAGGTTCCGGAGTACTCGACGTAGACGATCTCCTGGCCGAACATCCGCTCGGCGACCGTCGCGTACGCCGCGACGTCGTCCGCCGCGAGGTCGCAGTTGGCCTCCGTCAGTTCCGCGACGTCGGCCTCGGGATTCATGACGATGTACGCCTCGAGCGTCGTCCGCTCCCAGTCGAGGTCCTCGTCGAGTCGGACCCACTCCTTGTGGGCCTCGGTGATCCAGAACGGGGAGCCGGCGTTGAACACCGTCGGAACGAGATAACCCTCCAGAGCGTCGTTGTCGACGACGACGCTCGGGTTCGAGGGCTCCTGGTACAGCGGGACGTCGTGTTCCGCGCAAGCCTCGATGACCGCGGTCATGTTCTCCTCGGTCATGCCCATCGTGCCGCCAACCTCGATCGCGTCGGTCCCGGTCGCACACAGGTCGCCGTAGGTGATCCCGTCCGGAAGTTCCTTGTCGGGATCGAGTTTGAGAACGTGGTTCCAGTCGTCCCAGGGCGCAGTCATACCCCCCCGTTTCCGGACAACCAGCAAAAACGCTACGGAACGGCCATCAGATGGTAGACCAGGGTCGAGTGACTGACACGATTCGTCGTCGCGTTACCGATCGGCGATCCAGACCATCTCCTGGCTCGGGTCCTCGAGCGGGTCGTATTCGAACCCCCCGTAGACCTCCCACGACGAGAACGGCGAACACCGGAAGAGCAGGTCGAACTCGGACTTCGAGAGCAGTTTCAGTCGATGGGCACTCCGAACGACGCGCTCGCCGGCATCGTCGACCACTTCGGTACGGACCCGGGCGAGTTGCTCGACCTCGTCGTCGAGTTCCGTGATCGTCCGATACGTGTACTCGTCGCCGTCAATCTCGATCTCGCGGTCGGTCCACTCGCCGTAGTGCTCACAGATCACCTCGAAACTCGGGACGAAGGCGTTGAGCGCGAGTTGACCGTCGGGGGCGAGCGAATCGTGGAACCGCTCGAGGGCCGACAACTGGTCGTCGACCTCGAGCAGGTAGAGAAACGTTCGGAACGGGACGATGACGAGCGCGTACTCTCGATCGGGCTCGATCGTCGTCATATCCGCCTGCCAGACGGTCGGCTCGAGTCCGTCCTCAGCGGCCGTCTCGCGCAGGACGTCCAGCGGTTCGCTCGCAACGTCGATCCCGTCCGCGTCGACGCCGTCGCGAAGCAATTCGAGGTAGATTCGGCCGGTGCCACAGCCCACCTCGAGAACTGGTCCGTCGGCTTCGCGAGCCAGGTTGCGGTAGAACGCCACGTCGTCGGCCTGCTGGTCGTGAACCGCGTCGTAGAACGCGGCGAGGTCGTCGAAGTAGTCTCCGGGACCCATGCACGACGTGACAGCGCAACGAGTGAAAACCGTTGTCGTGGTGTGGGGAGCAGTACCAGGACCCAGTTGGCGTCAGACGCCCTGACTCATCAGGTGACTGCGCAACACGTCCGCCTCCTTGTTTCCGGTGCCGGTGTTCAGGATGACGATCGTCTCGTCGCCGTCGAACTCGCCGTGATCGGCGAGTTCCAGCGCGCCGCTGACCGCCGCCGCGCAGGTCGGGGCCATCTCGAGGCCCTCCCGCTGGGCGACCTGGACCGCGGCCTCGAGGATGTCCGGGTCGTCGGTCGCGACCGCGCCGCCGTCGGTCTCGCGGATCGCCTCGAGGATCCACGGGCTCGCGCCGGGGTCGGGGATCTCGATCCCGCCGCAGATGGTGTCCGGGTTCTCGACCGGTTCGTGCTCGTCGCGATCGGACTCGAGGGCCTCGACGATCGGCGCACAACCCGACGCCTGGGCCGCGTAGAAGGCAGGGAGGGCGTCGGTTAGCCCGAGATCCTGGAACTCCATCGCGGCCTTGTACATGCCCACGAGGCCGACGCCGCCGCCCGTGGGGTAACAGATCGCGTCGGGGACCTCCCAGTCGAGTTGTTCGACGACTTCGTAGTACATCGTCTTCTTGCCCTCGTGGCGGTAGGGCGTGACGAACGTCTGGAGCGGATACCAGTCGTCGTGTTCGTCGAGGGCTTCCTCGTACGCCGCGGCGGCGTCGCCGATCCGGCCGCCGACGACGTTCATGTCGCCGCCGTGGACGTTGACCATCGCCTTGTTCGTAAAGCCCGATCGGGCGGGGAGGTAGACGTGCGAATCGAGACCGGCGCGCCCGGCGTACGCCGAAGCGGCCTGTCCCGCGTTGCCCGCCGAGGCGAGCGCGACGTCCGACGCGCCGTGCTGGCCGGCCGCGGTCACGGCCACCGTCTGGCCGCGATCCTTGAACGTCCCCGTCGGGTTTCGCCCTTCGTCCTTGATCAGGACCCGTT includes:
- a CDS encoding threonine synthase, with the translated sequence METTAAFTGLECRDCGRAFDADETTHRCPDCDGVLDPAYDYDAIDLDRETLASRPFDSLWRYEELLPFTHESAVTMDEGATPLVDCPRLADDLGVERVLIKDEGRNPTGTFKDRGQTVAVTAAGQHGASDVALASAGNAGQAASAYAGRAGLDSHVYLPARSGFTNKAMVNVHGGDMNVVGGRIGDAAAAYEEALDEHDDWYPLQTFVTPYRHEGKKTMYYEVVEQLDWEVPDAICYPTGGGVGLVGMYKAAMEFQDLGLTDALPAFYAAQASGCAPIVEALESDRDEHEPVENPDTICGGIEIPDPGASPWILEAIRETDGGAVATDDPDILEAAVQVAQREGLEMAPTCAAAVSGALELADHGEFDGDETIVILNTGTGNKEADVLRSHLMSQGV
- a CDS encoding class I SAM-dependent methyltransferase, encoding MGPGDYFDDLAAFYDAVHDQQADDVAFYRNLAREADGPVLEVGCGTGRIYLELLRDGVDADGIDVASEPLDVLRETAAEDGLEPTVWQADMTTIEPDREYALVIVPFRTFLYLLEVDDQLSALERFHDSLAPDGQLALNAFVPSFEVICEHYGEWTDREIEIDGDEYTYRTITELDDEVEQLARVRTEVVDDAGERVVRSAHRLKLLSKSEFDLLFRCSPFSSWEVYGGFEYDPLEDPSQEMVWIADR
- a CDS encoding helix-turn-helix domain-containing protein produces the protein MSLLAEFEAVSPALVLGPTLSAMPSLEVSLEHQYALDPDRPFVVCRIRCDDPGRLDRVLADDGTIDEFERVDGGPERFLYRLRRSDSGVVDAYRQWVTVGGELLAGRATNGRWEIEMRFPNRDAFNTYHEFLQSEDVTFELRRLADGPWPDRPGDDGQATLTESQREALRVAYEDGFFEVPRGTGLSAIADALDISEQAVSERLRRGQARLIEEHVVPDRTRS
- a CDS encoding phosphoglycerol geranylgeranyltransferase; translated protein: MTAPWDDWNHVLKLDPDKELPDGITYGDLCATGTDAIEVGGTMGMTEENMTAVIEACAEHDVPLYQEPSNPSVVVDNDALEGYLVPTVFNAGSPFWITEAHKEWVRLDEDLDWERTTLEAYIVMNPEADVAELTEANCDLAADDVAAYATVAERMFGQEIVYVEYSGTYGDVDVVAAAGEAVDEATLFYGGGIHDYDSAYAMAQHADVVVVGDLAHDEGVEAVRQTVEAANDA